Sequence from the uncultured Flavobacterium sp. genome:
CTGAAGTCGAAAGTTTTTCTGTTAAAACAGTTCTTCCGTTCATATCAGAAACCGTAATTGTAGTTACGTCTCCAGTTTCTGATTCCGGTAACAAAACATGAAATTGATTATCGGTAGATGGATTAGGATAAATGCCAATTACTTTTTCAGATGATGAAACATCTTTAGAATTCACAACAGATTTTGAAGTAGAAACAGTTGTTGTTTCCAATTGCCATTGTGCACTGTACCAACCATCTTGAGAATTACCATATTGTGCAGATCCTGTTTGGTTTTCAACATGAATAATGTTTCCGGTTTGCCATCTGTTTCTTAATCTAACCCAAGTTCCGTCGATATAATCGCTAGACCATTGTGCACTCCAGAAAGTAGTATCGGTTATATTTGCCTGAACATTTCCGGTTTGACTTTCGATATTCATTAATTCGCCAGTTGCTACATTTTTAAGTACAAAATAAGTTGCGTCAATAGCTATTTTTTGCCATTTGTAATTGTTGTTTGCAACCGTTGCTCCATAACCTACATTTGCTCCGGCATCAGATAAATAGGCACCTGTCCATCTGTTTTTTATTGTATAATAAGTTCCTGTTGCAGTCGAAACTGTTACAGCACAAGTACTTGTTTTGCTTCCATCAACTGTAGTTACTGTAATAGTTGCTGATCCGTTTGCTACAGCAGTTACTAATCCAGATGAATTTACAGTTGCTACAGCGGTATTGCTCGAACTGTAATTTACAGATTTGTTTGTTGCATTTGCCGGAAGAATTGTTGGAGTCAATTGTTGCGTTCCACCTACAGATAATGATGCTGAAGTTGGACTCAAACTTACGCTTGTTACAGCTACATTTGTTGCATTTACCGTTACTGCACAAGTTGCTGTTTTTGCTCCATCCTGAGTTGTAACTGTAATTGTTGCAGAACCTGCAGCTACAGCAGTTATTAATCCCGAAGCATTTACAGTTGCTACAGCAGTATTACTTGAACTATAAGTTACTGCTTTATTTGTTGCTGTTGCAGGCGCAACTGTTGGCGTTAATTGTTGTGTTGCACCCACTAATAAAGTGGCAGTTGTTGGCGATAATGTAACTCCTGTAACCGCTACAACAGTTCCTGGATTTGAATCGTACCAAGTTGTATTCATGTACCAACCTGTTTTGTTTCTGTTTAAATCAGCTGTTTGACTTGTTCCGTCATTAAAAATTAAATTAGTCGAAGTTACATTTGTAAACGTGTAACTGTACCAACCATTTCCGGCATCGGTCATGTTTACGCCTGGCCATGAAGCATCAGCTAAAACGCCTGTTGGTAAAGCGCTCCAATAATAAATTTTAATTCCAGTTCCCCAATTTGATGGTTTGTAGAAATAAACTGTGAAATTAGTATTTGCGTTTACAGTAATGGCTGCAATTGCAGTTTTGCTTCCGTCTTGCGTTGTTACAGTAATATTTGCTGTTCCTGCTGAAACCGCTGTTACTAATCCAGATGAATTTACAGTTGCAACAGCTGTATTGCTAGAACTCCACGTTACGGTTTTGTTTGTTGCATTTGCCGGAGAAATCGTAGCCGAAAGCTGTTGTGTGTTTCCTGCATATAAACTTGCCGTTGTTGGCGAAACACTTACGGAAGAAACCGGAATTGCCGCAACTGTTATAGCTGAAGTTGCTGTTTTATTTCCGTCAACTGTTTTAACGGTAATAGTTGTTGTTCCTGCTGAAACCGCTGTAACTAATCCAGATGCGTTTACAGTTGCTACAGCTGTATTGCTTGAAGTCCATGTTACGTTTTGATTTGTTGCATTTGCAGGAGCAATTGTTGGATTTAATTGTTGTGTAGATCCTAAACCAACCGTCGCTGTTGTTGGACTAACCGAAACTCCTGTAACGGCTACAGTTGCAACATTTGTATTAGTTAAAACAATATATTGAAAAGCATTAAAAGATTGTGTAGCTCCAGAAACCAATGTTACGTTTGCACCAGTATAAGCATCTTTATAAGTTCCTGCTAATGCCGCCGGAATCACAAATGTTTTACTTGCATTTCTAAGATTGGTCATTACAATAACTTTCTCTGTTCCTAATGTTTTTGTAAAGGCACAAATATCATCACTTGCATAAGGTGTCATTGTACCACGTCTGATAGCGGCACTACTATTTCTAAAGTTAAGAATCTTAGCAAATTCCGGTGTGGCAGCGGTATTGCTCCAGTTGATTTTTACGCTTGTATAAGGCCACGGAATTACTTGATTAAAAGCTACTTCTTGTCCGCTTGTTAAAAAAGGAACTCCTTTCATATAACCCGAAACTAAGAAATTTGCCACTACTCCGGCATTACTTTTAAATACAGTAAAAGGAGCAGTATCGCTATTGTTTTCTGAATCATGGTTTGCAGTCCATCTTACTTCTTGCTGACTTCCTGTTGCATAGGTATATTCCATGTCATTTGTGGTTTGGAATCTTGTAGAAACCGGACCTCCGCCTGCAACATTTTTCAACGCATCATAAAACCATTTATCACCAAAATTCATATCAAATCCTGCCTGAAAATTTTGTAAACGATCTCCTTCGGCAAGCATTAATAAGTTATGAGAAGTAATACCTCTTAAGTTACTAATAATTTCTGTCCAGAAATCAATGGGAGGATTATTAGCAAAATCACAACGATATCCATCAATATTTGCTGCAAAAATCCAATAACGCATAGCATCTTTCATTGCTGCCCTAAGTGCAGTATTGTTAAGATCCAGTGCTGCTATATCGCTAAAATTTGCCAGCTGATTAATCGTTGTTCCGGTTCTTTGATAATATTCCGGATGAGATACGGTCCAGGGATGATCCCATGAAGTACCGTTTACAGCAATGTCAAGCATTACCGCCATACCTTTGGCATGGGCAGCATCTACCAGATTACGCATATCTGTAAGTGTTCCGTATTCAGAACCTACAGATTTGTAATCTTTGATACAATAAGGAGAATTAGAACTTCTTGAATCAGTTCCGTAAGGATAAATAGGCATCAAATAAAGTACATTGATACCAAGTGATTTAATTCGATCCAAATCAGACGTAACTGCGGCTAAAGTTCCGGAAGCACTATGCGGACGAATATGAACTTGATAAATATTTGCATCTCTCGGGTCCGGAACTCCTGTATATGGCGTACCATATTGAGCCGGATCTTGTGCATACACTGAACTTGCAAATAATAACAGAAAACAGACTATTGTTTTCGTAAAATGAAATAATCTTGGGGTAATTTTTATTTTCATGATTTTTTGTTTTTTGCATGCTTGTCAGCATTTCTAACTAAAATTCATTCTCACTCGCATTGTTTTTAAATTCGACAAACATTTTGTGGTTAATAGTTTTCAAGTAGTAAAATTTTTATTTTTTGTCCAAAAAAGGACATAGGTTTTGCCACGAATTTCACGAATTAGTACAAATTTTAGTCTGCAGTCTTAATTCGTGGAATTCGTGAAATTTGTGGCAAAAGCTTAGAAACTTAGTGTCTCAGAACCTTAGAACCTATTTATTATAACTTTTTCAATCCCTTTAATTCTGTAGCATTTCCTTCCTTAATGCTAATTGCAACACCTCCGCCCGGAGCTAAATACTGTTTTAAAATTGTTTTTGAGGTTACAACAACTTTAGTTACGGTATATTTTTGTGGGTTTTCATTCCAATTCGCTTCTTTCGCATCAGCGTAAATTGTAGCGATGAATTTTTTTCCGGCTGGTAAATAATCAAAAGTAATGTTGGCAGTTCTTGAGTTTTCGTCTGTGATTCCTCCAATAAACCAAGCGTCTTTTCCTTTTGCTTTACGAGCAATCGTGATATAATCTCCCGGTTCAGCTTCAAGAATATAACTGTTATCCCAATCTACAGCAACATCTTTGATGAACTGAAATGCATCTGGAAAACGCTCGTAGTTTCCAGGAATATCAGCTGCCATTTGCAACGGACTATACATCGTAACATAATATGCCAATTGTTTTACCAAAGTTGTATTCACACGTTGTGTACTTCCTGTTCCGTAATATGAAAGATCGGTCTGGAAAATTCCCGGAGTATAATCCATTGGTCCACCCATTAAACGTGTAAATGGCAAAATCGTGGTGTGATCCGGCGCTAATCCTCCCATAGATTCAAACTCCGTTCCACGTGCAGATTCTTGTGCAATCCAGTTTGGGAAAGTTCTGTTTAAACCTGTTGGTCGAACCGCTTCGTGACTGTCAATCATGATTTTATAATCGGCTGCACGTTTGGCTACATTAATGTAATGATTGACCATCCATTGTCCGTCATGATGTTCGCCACGCGGAATAATTTTACCTACATAACCTGTTTTTACAGCATCGTAACCATTGTCATTCATAAACTGAAAAGCACGATCTAAACGACGCTCATAATTTGTTGCTGATCCTGAAGTTTCGTGGTGCATGATAATTTTTACACCTTTTGAAGCTGCATATGCATGAACTGCTTTTACATCAAAATCAGGATAAGCGGTTACGTAATCAAAAACTTCCTCTTTCCAGTTGTTGATCCAGTCTTCCCAGCCAATATTCCAACCTTCGATCAGGATTGCATCAAAACCATTTTTAGATGCAAAATCAATATATTCTTTTGCGCGTTCTGTTGTGGCTCCGTGTTTTCCGTTTGGCGTCAGTTTGGTAAAATCATCTGTTAATTTTACGTTTGTTTCTTTTCCGAATGCCCACGTACTTCTTCCTGCTACAAAATATTCCCACCAAATTCCGATAAATTTTACCGGTTTTATCCACGAAACATCTTTGTAACTTGTTGGTTCGTTGAGGTTCAGGATTAATTTTGAAGCCAAAATTTCAGTTGCTTTATCGCTTACTACAATAGTTCTCCAAGGCGATTGCGCATCGGTTTGCATATATCCTTTTGCACCAACGGCATCAGGCGCTAAATGACTGCGCATTTTGTAATTTACGGCATCAACTTCAAGATACATTGCCGGATAATTGATCAAACCTGCTTCGTGAATGTTGATGTATAAACCGTCATCAGATTTCATCATTGATGGCGTTTGCACAGACAATTCTTTGATAGGCCATTGCGAATTGATATCGATCGTAGCTTTCTTCATTAACGAAGGAACTTCAGAAATTTTCGAAGTTGTATAAGCATATTCATTGGTATCATAATCTCCCGGAATCCAGAAGATTTTATGATTTCCAGCCAAATTAAATTCAGAACGTTCTTCTTTTATTACAAAATAATTCAAGTCATTTTGCTTCGGAAATTCATATCTAAAACCTAATCCGTCATTGAATAAACGGAAACGAATGCGAATATATCTGTTGTTATTTTTTGCTTGCGCCAAAGTGACAACCAATTCATTGTAATTGTTGCGGATTGTTTTTTCTTCGCCTAAAACCGGATTCCAAGTATCATCAACAGAGGATTGTGCTGTATTTGTAACGGTAAAACCATCCAAAAACGAAGGCAAATTTTGAAGTTCTAAACCCAAAGAACTTGGTTTTATAACTGCTTTTTGTTTATATGATAATTGGTAAGATGGAATTCCACCTTCTTTTAATTCAAATTTTAGAGAAAGATTTTTGTTTGGCGAAGTTATTTCCTGTGCCTGAACCCATAATGAGTTTGCACACACAAAAAGTAAAAGCGCTACTTTTTTGCCCAAACGAATTTGAAGCAGCATTTTTTGGGATTGAAAATTCATGTTATTTAGTTTTTTAGCAAACCTAATTTGTTTCTAAAGTTGCTTTTGTATTAGTTTTTCAATACTAAATATTGAAAAGGTTGTAGCGTTAAGTCGGCAGCAACAGTTACTGCATTTCCTGTAAAAGCATCTTTCCATGTTCCTTTTAATGAAGGAGTAACTAAATATTTAACGGCTGAATTAGTTAAATTAGAAAGAACCAGAACTTTTTCGGCATCTTTTACCATTGTAAAAGCGCTTATTTCATTACTGCTATATCCAGTAAAACTTCCTGTTTTTATGGCATTGCTTGAATTTCTGAAAGCGATAATTTTTTTGTATTCTGCCAAAACAGAAGCATCCGCAGTAGACCAGTCAATTGGAGTTTTTGCGAAATAATTGATTCTTTTATTATAACCAACTTCTTGTCCGTTGTAGATCATTGGAACAGATTTCATATAAGCAGCGACAACAAATGTAGCGATAGAACCTTCTTTACCTCCAAAAAGTTCGTAAGGAGTTCCTTCAGAAAGGTTTACGTCATGATTGCTTGTGTATCTTACAATTCTATTTTCGGGTCTGTAATTAGTCGCATATTCAGTTGCGTTTGAATCCTGAATAGTTGTAGCAGGTTTACTTTCTTTGAATACTTTTTCTAAAGTCGAGAAAAAGTTAAATCCAAATGTATAATCAAAACCCGAAACAAAATGACTCGCTTTTGAACCTTCAGCAAGCATTAAGATATTTTGATTTTTTTTGATGGTTCTTAATTTTGTGATTGCATCTGACCAGAAATTCTGAGGAACTAAATCTGCATAGTCACATCTGAAACCATCGATATTTGCATTGTAAACCCAGTAAGACATTGCGTCGATCATTGCATCTTTCATTTCAGCATTATTGAAATCTAACTGTGCAACGTCATTGTAATTTGTTCCCGGAGGAATAATAATTTCTCCTTTGTCATTCTTTTGATACCAGTTTGGATGTTGTGTAATCCATGCGTTGTCCCAAGAAGTATGATTGGCAACCCAGTCAAGAATTACGGCCATATTTTTTTTGTGCGCTTCTTCAACTAAAGTCTGAAGATCTTGCAAAGTTCCAAAATCAGGATTTACAGCTTTATAATCTTTCACAGCATAAGGAGAACCTAATTCCCCCGAAGCTTTTATTTTTCCAACAGGATAAACAGGCATTAGATACACAACATTTGCGCCTAATTCCTGAATTTGAGTAAGTCTGTCCTGAACACCTTTTAGAGTTCCTGCCTGACTAAAAGCACGAATATTTACCTGATAAATTATAGCATCTTCTTTTTTAGGCATTTTGTCAAATGATGCGCCATATTGTTGATAAGGAGAAGCCGGAGCTGAATCGTTATCTGACGAACTACACGATACAAATGCTAATGCAAGTATTAAAGTATAGACGATTTTTATATTTGATTTCATATTTTTTGAATTTATTTAACAAGCCCGAAGTTTAAAGATATCCTGCCTTTTGCTCAAGAAAGGCAGGTATCACTCAAACTAATCTAGCTTATTTTAAATGTTAGATTATTTTTTAACGATAGTACAAGTTGCAGTTGCAGGGTAGCCATTGCTTGCCGGATCTACTTCGTTTATTGTAAAGGTTACTTCATAAGTTCCTGCTTCTCCAATGGTATAAGCTGCTGTATTACCAAGGTTAATTGTATTTGTTGAAGAATCTGCAGGACCATAATTTACATCCCACGAATTATTTAATCTAAATTTTAAGGCTCCTGGCGCTAGAGTGGTAGTGATCTTCCATGTTTTGGTTTGGTGATCATAGCTCATTGGAGTACTTGCATCCCAACTTCCGGCTGTTGCTGTTCCAACAATTCCCCAAGAATAAGCGGTAGCGGTCCATTTTAAAGTATTTAAATTTACTTTTATCTGATACGAACCTGGTCCTGAAAGAGTAAAATCAGTATCACTCATGTTTTTTAGATCAGAGTTTGTAGCTCCTGCACCAAAGAACTGAGCCCAGTTTCTCTCTCTATTTATTTTAAATCCAGGACCTGCACCTTCAGGTAAAGTCATATAACCTTGAAATATTCCTACTTGTATTTCTTTTAATCCAGCTGCTGTTTCTATAGCCCAACCTTGATAACTTCCCGGCATATATATTTCGCCAAATACGACTACTTTTTCGTAAGGCGTAACGGTTATTGTAACTGGAGTTGAATAAATTCTATGATCCATAGTAGATTCAACACGAATTACTAATTCTCCGGGAACGTTAGGTTTTAGACCTAATTCTGTAGCAATTTTATTCAATTCGAGTACAGTAAAAGATTTGCTTAAAACATCTTGTCCAACTTCAACTCGTTTAGCTTTTCCCCAAGCTTCGCTTCCTTTGATATCGGTACTTAGATCAAATTGTAAAGCATAAGTAACGGGCGCAGCGATTGGATAAGTCACTTTTGGCCATGAAACAAGTAAGACTTGCTGATCAGATACATCTTCTTTAAGCACTATTGTACTCGATGAAACTTCAATAGCAGAAGGGAAAGTTACCGTTGCTAAGGTTGTTAGTTGTCCATCAGTTTCGCAGGAAGCTGCTAAAAAAAGCAAACTGCCTAGTACGAATAATTTATTTATATATTTTTTCATAATAGTTTTTGTTTTTAGTAACCTGGGTTTTGTTTAAGTCCAGGATTAGCATCTAATGCAGATGTTGGAATTGGGAACAATTTTCTGTAAGCAGGAGATTCTGGTCTGAATTCGTTTGCCAATAAAAATTTGTCAAAACGAATCATGTCTTGTCTTCTGTGACCTTCCCAGTTTAATTCAAAACCTCTTTCATCATAAATATTATCAAGAGTTGGGTTTGCGTCAAGAGCAGCTAAACCTGCACGTTTTCTTATTTGATCTACAAAAGGTTTTGCCGCACCAGGATTTCCTAAACGAACATTACATTCTGCCATCATTAAAATTACGTCAGCATATCTGTAAATTGGAAAGTCATTTGAAGCTCCTCCACCAGATATTGCTCCAGCAGGATAAAACTTAATGTTACGAACTCCAGCCTGAGGATCAGCTCCCGGATCGTCTAAAGAAGCAACATCAAGCGTATAATTAAATCCGCCTTTTTGTTCTCCAACTAAAAACTGTTTTCTTCTAACATCGTTTAAAGCATATTTCAGGAAGAAATCTTTAGGCACTATAGTTCCGTTCCAAGTATCAAATCCAAATAAAGATTTACCATGCGGACCATATAAACTACGATTGGTATAAATATTACGAGAAACAACATCAAGTGTAGCATAGATAGGTAAAATAGTTTCATCATCCGGCAATACATCTCCAAATAATTCGTAATATTTATTTCCTAATGGGCTGGCAGTATTTTCATCACCTGAGTGTAGTGTATATCCGCCTTCACTTACTTTATTACAAGCTGCCAAGCATTCGTTCCATTTTGCTTCTCCTGTGTATACTTTTGCATTTAGATATACTTTTGCTAATAAGGTATATCCTGCCCATTTATTGAATCTTCCGTAATATTTTCCTCCTTTTGTCACTGAAAGAAGTTCTACATTATCAGTCAATTCTTTTACAATAAAATCATATACTACTTTACGGCTTGCCTGAGGAATTTTATCTACTGTAGTATTGTTATCCGTATAAAAAGGAACATCTCCAAAATCGTCTATCAATAAATAATAAAAGAAGGCACGTACTACTTTTGCTTCAGCAATTTTTGAAGCATCAGCATTTGATTTTTCTAATAATTCAACCGCTAAATTGGCTTTGAAAATACCATTGTATAACCATCTCCATGTATTGTTAATAATGGACTCAGTTGGAAGCCATACATGTTTGTGCAAACGAGCAAAATCCTGTTGCCAGTTACCATCATTTCTATGCGGAATTACCTGCTCATCTGATGACATACAGTTCATGTCATACCAGCCGTTATCTGCTCCTGCATAACCAACACCTGGTACGCCTTTACGTTCAAAATCTCCTGGAATTTCTGCGTAAACACTTGCTAAGGCAAGATTTGCTCCTTCAGGAGTTCCATAAAAGCTGTCTGGTTGATATTTGTCGTATATATTTTCGTTGATATCAGAACAGCTAAAAAGGCTTAGGAAACATACGCTTCCTGCTATTACTATATTTTTAATTTTCATTTCTTTTTACTATTTAAATTTTACAGTCAAACCAAATGCAACACTTCTTGTACGAGGATAAATACCTTTATCCTGACCAAAATTATCAGCAGGGTCACCACTTGCGCTTACGTTCAATTCCGGATCAACACCTGTGTAATCTGTGATAAGAAGTAAGTTGTTTCCTGTAAGAGAAAGTCGAATATTGTCGATGTACTTATCAGTAAAACGGAAAGTATATCCTGCAGTAACATTATCCAGACGTATGAATGAACCATCTTCTAACCATATATCAGATCCGTATGGTGAAGAACGAATTCCTTTGTCTACAGCACTTTGTAAAATATTTGAACTACCGGTATTCTCAAGCATGCTTAATCTTTGATTAAGGGCGTTGTAAATTTTGTTTCCTCCGGAACCTCTCCATAACATAGATACATCAAAAGCTTTGTATCTATAAGTTGGGTTAAAGGCAAATGTATAAGTTGGTAATGCTGAACCTGCATTATAACGATCTGCGCTTCTTGCGCCTTGATCTATAAGACCGCTTCCATCACGATCCTTTACAGTTTCAACACCGTTTCCATTTACTCCGGTATGCTCTAAAGTGTAAAATGAACCAATTGGTTGTCCTTGTACTAAATATAAATTTGGCGTACCAGCCCAGCTTACATAATTAGTATTTAAAGGAATACCATTAATGTTGCCGGTTAAATTAAGCACTTCGTTTTTCATAAAGGACACGTTTCCTGCTAATGTAAGTGTGCTATTTTCTGATTTTATAACATCATAAGCAAGAGCAACTTCTAATCCTTTATTTGAAATGCTTCCTACGTTTGCTTTAATTTGATCGTATGGATAAGGCGGTTGTGGTACCGTGTAGTTGAATAATAAATTATCTGTTGTAGAATCGTAAACATCTACGCTACCTCTTAATCGATTGTTTAAAAGGGCAAAATCAAGCCCGATATTGGTTTGCTTTTTTGTTTCCCACTTCAAATCAGCATTTGCATTTTGAGAAATACCAAAATTGGTAATAAGAGATCCTCCAAAATATATAGTTCCGGCACTATCAACTAACGGCAATGAAGTTTGTGGTACAAGACCTTGTTGATTACCGGTTTCACCATAACCTACGCGTAATTTTAATTCAGAAAATAAATTCTGATTAGTCATAAATGATTCTTTGTTGATTTGCCATGCCACAGATGCAGATGGAAAATTCCCCCATTTATTATTTGCTCCAAACACAGATGAACCATCTCGTCTGATACTAGCTGTAAGTAAATAACGATCTAATAAAGAGTAGTTTAATCTTCCTAAATAAGAAACTAAAGTTCTGTCGTTTTTATAAGATCTGATATCTCCGGTTCTTACTTTAGACAAATCGCCAAATTGAAGTGCATTGTAACTAGCCTCATCACTGATAAAACCTCTTGCCTGAGTATAATTACCCTGATAAGTTTGGCTTTGCCATTCGTATAAAGCCAATGCATTAAAGCTATGGATTCCGAAAGTCTTTTTGTAGTTAAGACTAAGATTAGTTAATTTTTCGTTTTGTCTCTTATTATCAATATTAGCAAAACCGTTTTGCTCAACAGCATTAGCATCTGTTGATTTCGATGGCATGTAAAATCCTGTAGAAGAATTTGTCTTTCTCCAGCTTCCAAACCAGTTTGCTGAGAAACCTTTACCTAAATCTAATTCGGCCTTTAAACTTCCAAATAAATTGTCTTCTTGTCTTTCATTTGTAACTTCTTGTGCAGCTGCATAAGGATTTAAATAGTG
This genomic interval carries:
- a CDS encoding TonB-dependent receptor is translated as MKLTTLLILVAMFNIRGNTYAQKTKVTLELNNSTIEKVIETIEQKTDFRFIYKLNDIDLDRTISISVKDQSIYVVLDKLFKGTPTEFKIRDTQIILKKPELKTEIIQFQKQTVSGIITDENGLPLPGASVFEEGTKNGMVTDFDGKYKLTVESNTAVIVVTFIGYKEKKVTANQSVINIQLLPDATNLQEIVVVGYGTTARKDVTGAVSSIAAKDMNQGAIVNPLSLISGKAAGVNITQVGSEPGSGPSVRIRGISSLIGGNDPLVVVDGIQGNMDLLNQVPPSEIETIDVLKDASATAVYGSRGAPGVIIVTTKKSKAGKTTLEYNGYTSIDFIPKKLDMLDSNQWWQTAQSVGVPASSNHGSNTDWYGLLTQTGITQTHTLSFGGGTDKFNYRASITAILQDGVVINSSNQKYIGRLQATQLALDDKLKLTFNLNSGVNNVTSSIGNIGTVGYSSNLITNALLARPTDPVFNTDGSYFTDSTVFHYLNPYAAAQEVTNERQEDNLFGSLKAELDLGKGFSANWFGSWRKTNSSTGFYMPSKSTDANAVEQNGFANIDNKRQNEKLTNLSLNYKKTFGIHSFNALALYEWQSQTYQGNYTQARGFISDEASYNALQFGDLSKVRTGDIRSYKNDRTLVSYLGRLNYSLLDRYLLTASIRRDGSSVFGANNKWGNFPSASVAWQINKESFMTNQNLFSELKLRVGYGETGNQQGLVPQTSLPLVDSAGTIYFGGSLITNFGISQNANADLKWETKKQTNIGLDFALLNNRLRGSVDVYDSTTDNLLFNYTVPQPPYPYDQIKANVGSISNKGLEVALAYDVIKSENSTLTLAGNVSFMKNEVLNLTGNINGIPLNTNYVSWAGTPNLYLVQGQPIGSFYTLEHTGVNGNGVETVKDRDGSGLIDQGARSADRYNAGSALPTYTFAFNPTYRYKAFDVSMLWRGSGGNKIYNALNQRLSMLENTGSSNILQSAVDKGIRSSPYGSDIWLEDGSFIRLDNVTAGYTFRFTDKYIDNIRLSLTGNNLLLITDYTGVDPELNVSASGDPADNFGQDKGIYPRTRSVAFGLTVKFK